The proteins below are encoded in one region of Hordeum vulgare subsp. vulgare chromosome 3H, MorexV3_pseudomolecules_assembly, whole genome shotgun sequence:
- the LOC123441361 gene encoding LEAF RUST 10 DISEASE-RESISTANCE LOCUS RECEPTOR-LIKE PROTEIN KINASE-like 1.2 yields MSTQAAPARRCKLPPSSSVKTMPMPLLLPLAFLFLRTVTPTGSNGSCTPRSCGDLTIRYPFSLAGAQPFYCGYPPFDLTCDTSTGHAGAYVRKTFREHLFRINDISYENNSMVAAVQTSFVGDRACPVPDFNVSASLALFPFNISVANKRLVFFYNCTVPREFSLPRRCANHSMGAYISGSWDDGEGGTPPQGVPRNCSSVSVPVHRGMARPHEHYERLIRDGFLLKLLAPIGDCDGCRQMSGRECRFDQFAFQCACPDGNLCSNSTQETNATAHPDEWQMKFLKTVIELIDHHNLAVFR; encoded by the exons ATGTCAACACAAGCTGCACCTGCACGTAGATGCAAATTGCCTCCCTCTTCCTCGGTGAAAACCATGCCTATGCCGCTGCTGCTCCCGCTCGCCTTCTTATTTCTGCGCACAGTTACACCCACCGGCAGCAACGGGAGCTGCACGCCGAGGTCATGCGGGGACCTGACCATCAGGTACCCCTTCTCCCTCGCCGGCGCACAGCCGTTCTACTGCGGCTACCCGCCCTTCGACCTCACCTGCGACACCAGCACTGGTCATGCTGGTGCCTACGTGAGGAAAACGTTCAGGGAGCACCTGTTCCGCATCAACGACATATCCTATGAGAACAACTCCATGGTGGCCGCCGTGCAGACCTCCTTCGTGGGCGACAGGGCCTGCCCCGTCCCCGACTTCAACGTGTCGGCCAGCCTCGCCCTCTTCCCGTTCAACATCAGCGTCGCCAACAAGCGTCTGGTGTTCTTCTACAACTGCACCGTGCCTCGTGAGTTCAGCCTGCCGCGGCGGTGCGCGAATCACTCGATGGGAGCCTACATCTCCGGTTCATGGGACGACGGCGAAGGCGGCACGCCGCCGCAGGGGGTTCCGAGGAACTGTAGCTCGGTGAGCGTGCCGGTGCACCGAGGAATGGCGCGACCTCATGAGCACTACGAGCGGCTGATCAGGGATGGATTCCTCCTGAAGCTGCTGGCGCCGATAGGGGACTGCGATGGATGCAGGCAGATGAGCGGCAGGGAGTGCAGGTTCGATCAGTTTGCGTTCCAGTGCGCCTGCCCCGACGGGAACCTCTGCTCAAATTCCACCCAAGAAACCAACGCAACAGCTCATCCAG ATGAATGGCAGATGAAGTTCCTGAAAACGGTGATCG